Proteins encoded within one genomic window of Amorphus orientalis:
- a CDS encoding alpha/beta hydrolase family protein — MVPKLHRFRLICTLLALMAAKSACASSGVGLTEIAVPAQERGREIAVTLWYPTSSAGKAIPVGSNAVFEGVAAQPGAVVAPGRHPLVLLSFGGMRAAQMHGNWLAAGLAAEGYVVAFVHPPELASDEASRAVAEIWRRPADLSAALTALSSDPVWSRHVDRRRVAAVGTFLGATSVLQLAGARLDFDRFVATCTPGGTGLDCAWYAESGVDLRQTDPKRLTASRRDERIAAVVAIAPELADAFSPDSLRTLATPTSVLTLGKPAPSGLDGSSLGGRSPSIETSAVMAADRFSVFALCTPKGAAILAEEGDTLLCDPSDPPRAELHARILARVERALHAALGPQ; from the coding sequence GTGGTCCCCAAGCTCCACCGCTTTCGTCTCATCTGCACGCTTCTGGCGCTGATGGCCGCCAAAAGCGCCTGTGCGTCATCCGGCGTCGGCCTCACCGAGATCGCGGTTCCCGCCCAGGAACGCGGCAGGGAAATCGCGGTGACACTCTGGTACCCGACCAGCTCAGCCGGCAAGGCAATCCCGGTCGGAAGCAACGCTGTTTTCGAGGGCGTCGCAGCCCAACCGGGTGCGGTGGTCGCGCCTGGGCGTCACCCCCTCGTGCTTCTGTCGTTCGGAGGCATGCGCGCCGCCCAGATGCACGGCAATTGGCTGGCGGCCGGTCTTGCCGCCGAGGGATACGTGGTGGCCTTCGTCCATCCGCCCGAGCTTGCCTCCGACGAGGCCAGCAGGGCCGTTGCTGAGATCTGGCGACGACCCGCAGACCTGTCGGCTGCGTTGACGGCGCTCAGCAGCGATCCCGTCTGGTCCAGACACGTGGATCGTCGGCGCGTGGCGGCCGTCGGCACCTTTCTCGGGGCGACTTCCGTGCTGCAGCTCGCCGGAGCGCGCCTCGATTTCGACCGGTTCGTCGCGACATGCACCCCGGGCGGAACCGGGCTCGACTGCGCCTGGTATGCCGAGAGCGGCGTCGATCTCCGCCAGACCGATCCGAAGCGCCTCACCGCCTCCAGGCGGGACGAGCGGATCGCCGCAGTGGTCGCGATCGCGCCCGAACTCGCCGACGCCTTTTCGCCGGACAGCCTGCGGACGTTAGCCACCCCGACATCCGTGCTGACGCTCGGAAAGCCCGCCCCGTCCGGCCTCGACGGATCGTCACTTGGCGGGCGGAGCCCAAGCATCGAGACCTCGGCCGTGATGGCGGCGGACCGGTTCAGCGTATTCGCGTTATGCACACCCAAGGGGGCCGCCATTCTGGCCGAGGAGGGGGATACCCTCCTCTGCGACCCGTCCGATCCGCCCCGTGCTGAGCTCCACGCCCGGATCCTGGCCAGGGTGGAGCGCGCGCTGCACGCCGCGCTTGGCCCTCAGTGA